Within Scomber japonicus isolate fScoJap1 chromosome 18, fScoJap1.pri, whole genome shotgun sequence, the genomic segment GAATTTCAGTGCAAGGGAACAGAATGCAGGCTCTATAAGTGTGCCAACTAAACAAGGCTGTAAAGACTGAGGATCATCTGCTCCGTCCACTAGTGCTTTTCTACCTTTTTGGTCATGGTGGCAGAGAACAAGAAGGTGCGTCTCTCCCGGGGAATCACTTTCAAGATTTTATCCACCTgacaagaaaaagaggaaaaaagccTCAAAGTGTCAATTTTCACTTGTTGCAGTATTCACAGTACATTAAAAGGAATATTTCCACtcatgtattaataataatgtgtctCCTACCTCAGTCTCAAAGTCCATGTTGAGGATTCTGTCTGCTTCGTCCATGACCAGGAACTTCAGAGCTCGCAGGGAGAAGCCCTTGGTGTTCTCCATGTGGTCAATCAACCGACCGGGTGTGGCTGCAAACACATTTGTTTCACTTACAGTACTCTTCATCACACTGATGCTGTAACTATCAGCTCATTAAAATCGttgaaaggagaggaaaatatatacatacatatttataataaaagtGTAACGAGGTATTAATGTTCTGATTTTTAGTGATTTAACTACAACAGaaatagtttaaatataaaatacgtTTGCTTGCTTTGGGTCTTAAGATCTTACCAATAACAATGTGTGGTTTTTTAGCCAACACCAAAGACTGGGACATCATGTCAATTCCTCCAACAATGACAGCTGCAACAGAAATAAGACAAAGTGTTAAGTACCGAACCATACACAGTATTAAGCAGCATTGGAAATAAAGTAATCTTTAATGGACACATACCACACTTGACACCGATGCTGGAGCCCAGAGCCTCAAACTGCTCAGAGATCTGAAATGCCAGCTCCCTGGTGGGGGTGAGGATGAGGGTATGAAGCCTCTGGGGCGAGGCCAGCAGTGACTGAAGGATGGGAATTGCAAAGGCACCTGTCTTTCCTGAGCCAGTCTCTGCCAGGCCAATAACATCCTTTCCTGCAGTTCAAGAAGACAGATATTGATATATAGcggtggtggaaagtaactaagtacattcacttggttgagtttttattttattttctcctaCTACTCCTGTGCTTTTCAAAGAGATGTATTGCACTTTTTACACCATCACATCCACTTGACAGGTACTGTTACTTTGATGCTTAGGATTTAAAAACTTATAATAATTACTACAGAGCTCAGGTGTGCCAGAAAGCCTTACTGACCGGAACGTCAGAAACAAAACTTTCTTGCACCTCTAAGCATGTAAAATACAGTGCACAGTTTAGACAGTGAATTAAACCACCCTACAATATATGACATAGCTGCACCAGTGTaagctacaacattaaaatgctgcttaaatGTTTAAGCATCAGTAATAAACAACAATCCAATATAGAGCTGCGACTATTCATGAAGTAAACGATTGACACAAGTTAaatgccaactattttgataatcatttCATCGTTTCATGTACTTttataagaaaataattaaacttctctggttccagctgtATAATTCCTGGTTCCTTTAGttttatgatgataataaactgaatatctttgggttttggaaaCAGCAGTTAATATTTTGACCACTTTAAAAGCCAAACAACTAAACAATTAATCCAAAAAGACTTATTCAGATTAATaggtaatgataataatgctgCAACCccaatacattatataatatgttgtaatactTGAAGAACCTGTTGCTAAACACTTCTGTACTTTTGTTTAAGTAACACATTGAATGCAGGAATATTACACTGTCTGTTTCTACTTTACTCTGATTATGTAATAGATTTAAATACTTCTTTGACCACTTGCATTTGTAGAGAGCACCTTTAATATGTTGCACAGAAAAAAACTACTGCATTGACCCATGATCAGTGGAAAGAAGGTGTTTTCGTGCTCTCTCACCTTGCAGAGCCACTGGTATAGCTTCTATCTGAATCTTTGATGGATTTTTCCATCCCAGCTGATCACAAGCCTCACAGAGAACCTCAGTGACACCCTGCAAACAGCAAAGAAACCGGATAGAGAGCTTTGTAAGATGAGGAAAGTGTTGTACCACCAATTTACAAACATTCAGTAATCTTAGTTGGATACCAAGACTGCTTCCTTGGataaaaatgatgtttacaTGAGATACTAGCTTACTTTAGCTAACTCAAACTGCTATGTTGGGCTTGTGTATTGTGTTAAAATAAACGTCTGAGACAAACTTACCAAATCTTTGAAGGTCTTTACTACCTCCTCAGTTTCGACGACATTATCGTTGCTGTTATCATTATCACTACTCGAGCCTTCGAGTGTTTCATCTGTTTTGAGCTTTGAGCTTTCCTTACTGTCCTCCGCCATGCTTGTCGCCCCAACGTGAACGTGTTTTGCTGCGCGCTACACTGCGCAGGTCCGGAAATGAGTCCAAACTCAAGCGGCAATGGATGATGGGAATTGATGTTTGTAAATCCGTCCTTTCGCGTCTATGGTCTTGAACAACCCcatcatttgaattatttttaaattgatataaattattattttgaatTCTTATATGgtataaaaacaagaaaagttcATCTATTATCAAAATGCATTctgaattttttaattgaagaagTCCATCTCTTATGCCTTTACcttttacttatttttctttctttttatcgGAATTATgttgatttctttaaaactttattttttacttggAATGACTTGTTGCTTGTCTATTCTACTATATgctgtttaataaaaaaaagaagatatttatCACTGAAGACTATGACTCAAAGATTTAGAAGATGTGGCGtcaagaaaaaatgtatttctacaaTTTTAATTTCTCACGGTAGGGATTTTGTTAAGATTGATTGCAGATATAAAAACAAGCTCAAATTGTTTTCAATCATTTCATGGTGTGTTGCTTATAGTATCTTGCTAGTATTAAATCACACTGAAACAACAGTTAAAAACAGGTTTTGAAGTATTTATTTAGCTGCAGATCTAACAGTTTCAGACATATTTTGTCAAAGGTTGACAAACATTCAAACACTACTGTTTTGATGTCCAACATGTTCAGGAggtcaataaaataaacaaatacaatcatacaaaatgtttttctggTCATGGTAAATGACAAACAGCTGGCTGGGCAAAAACACAGttgtaggaaaaaaacaaaaacaaaactgatgaACAAAAAGCACTTGTTAATCTCTGACAAAAATAGTTTTTCAGTGCAGAGCATAGTGTTCTTTTTACGAGTTGCGTAGAGGAATAGTAACCAATCGAAATGTTTccaattacatttatattcagACATTTACATTCTCTTTGACACAAGAGGTAATAGCCCAGATTAAATGAAGATGAGCCTGCTGAGACCAGTGTGAAGTGTAGCAGCCTTTCCTTGGTTTAAAAAGAGAAACTCGTCTAGCTGACTCCTTTGAAGAAAGCTATTTCTATTACTCTGCAaagaaaacatagaaaaaaaatgcatttcttttGTTCACTAAACATTATCCCCCAGTATCGTCAGGTTTCAGAGGAGACCCTCCATCTCCCTCATAAAGGCTTCATACACCTGGTCTTTAGTCTTCATGTTGGACTGAGGCACAGCACCCATCTGGGCTGGGTTGACCATGCCCATGTGAGCAGCGGTTGCTTGCTGTTTCTGCCCCATGCCACCTCCCATGCCTTcatctcccctccttcctccaatACCACCCCCAACTTTCTCCATAGGCCCGGGTGCTGCCCCAGGCATTGCCCCACTCTTGTCCCTACGCACCCTCAGTGCCGTGGGCACAAAGCGGGTGACCTCCGCCTTGGGATTGATAATCTGAGGTTTGGCAGAGATGGTGGCTCCGCCAGAGGCTCCACCCGCTGCCAGGCCACCTGCTGTGGCAGCCACAGAGGTAATGTTGGCTCGTTTTTCGATGGTGGCTGCATGGTGGTGGCTGGGGGGGTTGCTGCCAGGATTGCCGCCTGACGAGGCTGCAGCAGTCCCTGGGGGAGGGGGCATCTGCATGACACCTGGTCGCATGGGCATGGCAGGGGGAGGCATGTTGCTCTGTGAACCGTCTTGGCCAGATCCTGGGCCTTTTTGCCGCTGCACAATGCTGGGGGGAGCACTGAGCACGTTGGAGTTGAGAggtggaggaaagagggagagtggTGGGGCAAGTGGGCGTGGGGGCCCTCCTGCTCTTGGGGGAGGAGGTGGGATACCTGTAAGAAGTCACAAGGCAGATGTATCAATCTATGCCGCTCCACACAGTTGAACGTTTTCCATAAGttcaaacataaaatatgtttacatacacaaatctgttttttacTGCTTTAGTTTGGGTTATGCTGCAGCTCAGGAGCAATGGCAGTTAATGTTTGTATTAGGGCTGTAATTTTTTATTCAATATTGGAACATTCATTCGAACATGACATGAAACAATCATATTCAAACTATTATGTAAAGCTAGTTATACTCTGCAGGCAGCGTTGTTGTTCTGTCCAGTAAAAACATGGAGCAGATATTTGAATAAATTGTGTGACATTTgatatttgtttaaacttgaTTTTTGACAAAAGTGACAGTCCTAGTTAGTATATACATTTGTTGgcaattttgttttaaaaataattgcCATATTTTCCCAGTTCAtgcaaagcaaacacacacagatgtcaaTACTAAACATAtgtacatgcatgcacaaacacacacaggcgaGTGGCTTTACACTATTTTGCACTATGTGCTTACCTGGTGGGGCTGGGGGTGGTAATCTGGGAGGGGGTCCGCGAGGTGGGGGGCCTGGTGGGAGGCCAGGAGGAGGGCCTGGTGGAGGGCCAGGGGGTCGGCCTGGTGGAGGTCCAGGAGGCAGCAGACGAGGCATTGGACCCCTCAGGCCTCCAGGCATACCAGGAGGCCTCAAGAACGGAGGAGCACCTTAAGATAACAGAACATATCATCTAAATGATGCTCGATGTACCCGTTAACATTATGGAGATTTAGTACCAGTCACACATCGCAAAACAAGTTCAGAGTTTCATTTTAGTATCCAGTTCAAAGTTGGAGTGAAGTATTCTCTCTAAAAATGTTGTAACTTACCTGGTGGAGGGCCAGGAGGCGGGCCAGAGGGTGGACCAGGAGGCCTCAttggaggagctggaggtggACCCAGTGGTGGAGGCCCTGCCATTGGTGGACCTTGCATGTGTGGGGGCCCTTGCTGTCCCACTGGCCCACCAGGAAGGGGTGGACGCATGTGGGACTGGTTGTCCCCTGGCGGGCCCCTGTCCTCAATGTCTGAGGTGTCTGACTCATCTGTGTattcctcctctacctcttcttcttcctcctcttcaggaATAGACTGACctgaagacaaaagaaaacagcataCAACGTCATCAGAATTTAAAAATATGGTGTACAAGCTTAGTAAGTATGCAGCACTGACACTGGAATACTTTAGTACCTGCCATCCTCAACATCATGGCCTGCAGTGGGGTAATGGCCTTGGTCTTCTTCACCaacctctttttcttcctctttccttcacgTGGCGCCTCTGCAGGGATGTCTGCAAAACGCACAATGCGACCTAAAGAGTAAAGACATTAACACATTCTTTAAAACAATACATTAGAGTGGAGAACTGTAGTAAACCAAAATAACAATGATGAGAAATTTCTACAATTTCTACAATTCTACAACACTCACTAgcatgtctgtctctgtcatcctctctttccctctcatcGTCCTGCCTGTCCACAATCATTCTTTGGTCACCGTCTGCCCCGTCATCTCGTTCTTCTTCACTGTCCTCCTCAGACTCGCTGTCATCATCATCCACATCATCTCGATCTCTGTCGCTGTCACTGCCACTGTCCCGGTCTCTTCCCAGCTCCATTGCAGAGTCCTTTTCTAAACCAGGAATGGAGggctctgtttaaaaaaaaaaaaaaaaaaaaagagacacacagaaatgtGAGCAGAAACAGTTATGAAAGCAAGGCCACATGaccaacaaatgaaaaatacactCAAATCCTTCAACTCCGGTTCCCATCACTTAAATGAATGCAGAAATGCACCCATTGAGGGAACAGTTTGTGTTTTACCTGAGTCTGTGCCGTACGCTCGTCGAGCAGGAATGCCATACAGCGCCAGGACCTGTGGGGGCGGGGGCCCAGGTGGGGGACCAGGGGGTTTCTTTCCTGGAGGTAAACGTGGGACACCTGGCACTGTTGCCAACATCGGTCCGGAGGATGACGTTAGAGATCCTTTActgaaaaatacatgaaaaacagccaggaggagagaaatgatgaatgaatggaagCATTGTCATAAACAAAGAGTGCCTGACCGATACTGGCTTACAAGACAACGACAAGCATCAACAGCACTATAACTCTCTACACAAGGTTGAGAGAAAACAGAAGCCTTTCCCATACACAAGTCAATACCTACCCAAAAGAGGAGCCCTTCTTCAGTATGGAGGGAGGCTGAGCCCCTGGTAGTGGGATATCTTGGATGTGGATGTTAGAGGGGGCATGAGGCATATCTGGTAAAGGGATACTGTCAACCTCCACAGACTCTGCATTCTGAATAAGATGACATGACATACATGATCACAAACAGGAGCAAAGTACAGCAACTAGAAAATGAAGTATTGAAGCTCAACATACTGTGTACACATCAAAAGACACATGGTGCATGTCAGTCCTTCCCATTAATTAATGAACTGAATTTTATGCCAATGCTTCAACCGCATCTGAATTAAGATTAATCAAAACCTAGATGTTATGTACAAGGGGTAAACAAGCCTTTCAGGAAGAGTAGATACTACATCATTCAAAGTTACATTTCTACAAACCTTGACTTGAAATACAGTCAATACACGCAGAAtgagtacacacaaacacaccttgaCTGAGTCAAAATAGAGAGCCAGCTGCCCACGTTTAGT encodes:
- the LOC128379160 gene encoding WW domain-binding protein 11 isoform X1, with the protein product MGRRSTSSTKSGKFMNPTDQARKEARKRELKKNKKQRMMVRAAVLKMKDPRQIIRDMEKLDEMEFNPVQQPLLNEKVLRDKRKKLRETFERIVRLYERENPDTYKELRKLELDYETKRGQLALYFDSVKNAESVEVDSIPLPDMPHAPSNIHIQDIPLPGAQPPSILKKGSSFGKGSLTSSSGPMLATVPGVPRLPPGKKPPGPPPGPPPPQVLALYGIPARRAYGTDSEPSIPGLEKDSAMELGRDRDSGSDSDRDRDDVDDDDSESEEDSEEERDDGADGDQRMIVDRQDDEREREDDRDRHASRIVRFADIPAEAPREGKRKKKRLVKKTKAITPLQAMMLRMAGQSIPEEEEEEEVEEEYTDESDTSDIEDRGPPGDNQSHMRPPLPGGPVGQQGPPHMQGPPMAGPPPLGPPPAPPMRPPGPPSGPPPGPPPGAPPFLRPPGMPGGLRGPMPRLLPPGPPPGRPPGPPPGPPPGLPPGPPPRGPPPRLPPPAPPGIPPPPPRAGGPPRPLAPPLSLFPPPLNSNVLSAPPSIVQRQKGPGSGQDGSQSNMPPPAMPMRPGVMQMPPPPGTAAASSGGNPGSNPPSHHHAATIEKRANITSVAATAGGLAAGGASGGATISAKPQIINPKAEVTRFVPTALRVRRDKSGAMPGAAPGPMEKVGGGIGGRRGDEGMGGGMGQKQQATAAHMGMVNPAQMGAVPQSNMKTKDQVYEAFMREMEGLL
- the LOC128379160 gene encoding WW domain-binding protein 11 isoform X2 is translated as MGRRSTSSTKSGKFMNPTDQARKEARKRELKKNKKQRMMVRAAVLKMKDPRQIIRDMEKLDEMEFNPVQQPLLNEKVLRDKRKKLRETFERIVRLYERENPDTYKELRKLELDYETKRGQLALYFDSVKNAESVEVDSIPLPDMPHAPSNIHIQDIPLPGAQPPSILKKGSSFGKGSLTSSSGPMLATVPGVPRLPPGKKPPGPPPGPPPPQVLALYGIPARRAYGTDSEPSIPGLEKDSAMELGRDRDSGSDSDRDRDDVDDDDSESEEDSEEERDDGADGRIVRFADIPAEAPREGKRKKKRLVKKTKAITPLQAMMLRMAGQSIPEEEEEEEVEEEYTDESDTSDIEDRGPPGDNQSHMRPPLPGGPVGQQGPPHMQGPPMAGPPPLGPPPAPPMRPPGPPSGPPPGPPPGAPPFLRPPGMPGGLRGPMPRLLPPGPPPGRPPGPPPGPPPGLPPGPPPRGPPPRLPPPAPPGIPPPPPRAGGPPRPLAPPLSLFPPPLNSNVLSAPPSIVQRQKGPGSGQDGSQSNMPPPAMPMRPGVMQMPPPPGTAAASSGGNPGSNPPSHHHAATIEKRANITSVAATAGGLAAGGASGGATISAKPQIINPKAEVTRFVPTALRVRRDKSGAMPGAAPGPMEKVGGGIGGRRGDEGMGGGMGQKQQATAAHMGMVNPAQMGAVPQSNMKTKDQVYEAFMREMEGLL